The proteins below are encoded in one region of Macrococcus armenti:
- a CDS encoding cation diffusion facilitator family transporter: MTGLFTLLKKGSKSSLMAAIVNFVLGTLKLVAYIFTGNVAMFAEMMHSYGDAANQLFVWVGSAVSKKAPNEKFPFGYGRLVNIVCLFAVIIVAILAYETVLEGFHHVMHPTHQEQTMQQFLIAVGVLLIGVVLEGTVLYKAGQEVLEEVHKPTNGIHPFTTSYANIGRAKPATKLVFMEDTVATGGGVIALIAIVIARFTGWTQIEGIVSIIIGLAMFYVVFKVFMENAAGAIGRADEEMEVHASKVILEHPEVSDIKRLVVMKEGEDKHVEALIEVRNHEFNLRQLTEIKKEITNNLLQQPHVTDVNIEIMEDDGLDDWKSGNGSSINRNIYE, from the coding sequence ATGACAGGATTATTTACATTGCTTAAAAAAGGAAGCAAATCCTCTCTTATGGCTGCCATCGTAAACTTTGTTCTCGGAACATTAAAGCTCGTTGCTTATATTTTTACGGGTAACGTTGCAATGTTCGCAGAGATGATGCACTCTTACGGTGATGCTGCAAACCAGCTTTTTGTATGGGTTGGATCTGCGGTTTCAAAGAAAGCACCAAATGAGAAATTCCCGTTCGGTTATGGCCGTCTTGTAAATATCGTCTGCTTATTTGCCGTTATTATTGTTGCAATTTTAGCATACGAAACAGTACTTGAAGGTTTCCATCACGTAATGCATCCGACACATCAGGAACAAACGATGCAACAGTTTTTAATTGCAGTTGGTGTATTATTAATAGGTGTGGTACTTGAAGGGACTGTTTTATATAAAGCAGGACAGGAAGTACTAGAAGAAGTTCATAAACCGACAAATGGTATACACCCATTTACAACAAGTTATGCAAACATTGGTCGTGCGAAACCTGCTACAAAACTTGTGTTTATGGAAGATACAGTTGCAACTGGTGGTGGCGTCATCGCATTGATTGCAATTGTAATTGCGCGCTTTACTGGCTGGACCCAGATTGAAGGTATCGTTTCAATTATTATCGGTTTGGCTATGTTCTATGTTGTATTTAAAGTATTTATGGAAAATGCAGCAGGTGCAATCGGCCGTGCGGATGAAGAAATGGAAGTACATGCTTCTAAAGTCATTTTAGAGCATCCAGAAGTTTCAGACATTAAACGTCTTGTCGTAATGAAAGAAGGCGAAGATAAGCACGTAGAAGCGTTAATTGAAGTTCGAAACCATGAATTCAATTTACGTCAGTTAACAGAAATCAAAAAGGAAATCACTAATAATTTATTACAGCAACCTCATGTGACTGATGTTAATATTGAAATTATGGAAGACGATGGTCTAGATGACTGGAAAAGTGGTAACGGATCATCGATTAACCGTAATATATACGAATAA
- a CDS encoding GNAT family N-acetyltransferase, whose protein sequence is MKIRLREIDLCNDLEKCAEWYRSERVLLGSEGKHITVYDEQTVFRMYSHLNRIGNVYIIECFFENKWLSIGDITLSPVMIPIVIGDDRFIGQGFGKRALKLLIEIAQFYQYSCLTVSKVFSYNKASQRLFESLGFFIKTEYIDEHDELCYSYELIL, encoded by the coding sequence ATGAAAATTAGATTACGTGAAATTGATTTATGTAATGATTTAGAAAAATGTGCAGAGTGGTATCGTAGTGAACGAGTCCTTTTAGGATCAGAAGGAAAGCATATTACTGTATATGATGAGCAAACGGTTTTCCGTATGTATTCACATTTAAATCGTATCGGTAATGTTTATATAATAGAATGTTTCTTTGAAAACAAATGGCTTTCAATAGGGGATATTACATTATCACCTGTTATGATACCGATAGTTATTGGTGACGATAGGTTTATTGGTCAAGGTTTTGGTAAGAGAGCATTAAAATTGTTAATAGAAATCGCTCAATTTTATCAATATTCTTGTCTTACAGTTTCAAAAGTATTTTCTTATAACAAGGCTTCTCAAAGATTGTTTGAGTCATTAGGTTTTTTTATAAAAACGGAATATATCGATGAGCATGATGAATTATGTTATTCTTATGAATTAATTTTATAA
- a CDS encoding sporulation protein, translating to MFKELLTSIGIGDSKIDTKLEKTSFRLDEDIKGVVDVHELDGLEIDHIELSLIERKKNNDEMSQFEYLDEKLATFTIENRGSETIPFTFPAIHNVEDMGHTFVIITHVFVSSSVDYYDEDEVYFESVR from the coding sequence ATGTTTAAAGAACTATTAACATCTATTGGCATTGGAGATTCTAAAATTGATACGAAGCTGGAGAAAACGTCTTTTAGATTAGATGAAGATATTAAAGGTGTAGTTGATGTGCATGAACTGGATGGTCTGGAAATCGATCACATTGAATTGTCTTTAATTGAGCGTAAGAAAAATAATGATGAAATGAGTCAGTTTGAGTACTTAGACGAGAAGTTAGCAACTTTTACAATCGAAAACAGAGGGTCAGAAACAATTCCATTCACATTTCCTGCAATTCATAACGTAGAAGATATGGGTCATACATTCGTGATAATTACACATGTATTTGTCAGCAGCTCTGTTGATTATTATGATGAAGATGAAGTTTATTTTGAAAGTGTTCGTTAA
- a CDS encoding NUDIX hydrolase → MDITFTHDNIRFKYRASALIIENDHILLQNFNDYWTPPGGKVQMLEDSKTALKREVLEELCTDIDVVQCAIFIEQTYHLQETSFHELGVYYFCHSKSLWDRGMSIVGNENGEDLEYRWFPINEIDKINIQPAILKEKLLDENKGFEHIINHE, encoded by the coding sequence ATGGACATCACATTTACACACGATAATATACGTTTCAAATATAGAGCTTCAGCGCTAATTATAGAAAATGATCATATATTATTACAGAACTTCAATGATTACTGGACACCGCCAGGCGGCAAAGTTCAAATGCTGGAAGACTCTAAAACAGCCTTAAAAAGAGAGGTATTAGAAGAATTATGTACTGACATCGATGTAGTACAATGTGCTATTTTCATTGAACAAACATATCATTTACAAGAAACATCATTCCATGAACTTGGTGTTTATTATTTTTGTCATTCTAAATCATTATGGGATAGAGGGATGTCTATAGTCGGAAATGAAAATGGAGAGGATCTGGAGTATAGATGGTTCCCAATAAATGAAATCGATAAGATTAATATTCAACCGGCAATATTAAAAGAAAAACTGTTAGATGAGAATAAAGGTTTTGAACATATTATTAATCATGAATAA
- a CDS encoding type II toxin-antitoxin system Phd/YefM family antitoxin, producing MNTYTPTSARKDFFNIIKSVNEDSKEIYIAPTKIGEKGAVLVGEDDWNAIQETLFLLEKGIAYQIEQRKDEEEIDFDSTWDNI from the coding sequence ATGAATACTTATACACCAACAAGTGCTAGAAAAGATTTTTTCAACATCATCAAATCTGTTAATGAAGATAGTAAAGAAATATATATCGCACCAACTAAAATTGGAGAAAAAGGTGCTGTTTTAGTCGGTGAAGATGATTGGAATGCTATTCAGGAAACTTTATTCTTATTAGAAAAAGGTATTGCTTATCAAATTGAACAACGTAAAGACGAAGAAGAAATTGATTTTGACAGTACTTGGGATAATATATAA
- a CDS encoding Txe/YoeB family addiction module toxin, which yields MYKIVMKSSVKKDLKKIKNTHLETNFLKIINQLKENPYNNNHSFEKLIPPIKGFYSRRINVQHRVVYTVNDEDKIVTIYSAYGHYE from the coding sequence ATGTACAAAATTGTAATGAAATCTAGTGTTAAGAAAGATTTAAAGAAGATAAAAAACACGCACTTAGAAACGAATTTTCTAAAAATCATTAATCAGCTTAAAGAAAATCCATACAATAATAACCATTCTTTCGAAAAATTAATTCCCCCAATAAAGGGATTTTATTCGAGAAGGATAAATGTACAACATCGTGTTGTTTATACAGTAAATGACGAAGATAAAATTGTAACAATCTATTCAGCATATGGACATTATGAGTGA
- a CDS encoding GNAT family N-acetyltransferase has product MSLYRKFLQKGDSMLKQVYEINDEILALLLLADPSIEMINQYISESSIYILEQSKPIGVVVLKEVSESTIEIMNIAVSEAYQGKGYGKLMLKEAEKIAKYSGYNNLIIATANSSLNQLALYQKCGFRLHEIEKDFFINAYKEVIIENGIRAMDKIILSKLVC; this is encoded by the coding sequence ATGTCATTATACAGAAAATTCTTACAAAAAGGTGATTCGATGTTAAAACAAGTTTATGAAATTAACGATGAAATTTTAGCGTTATTGTTATTAGCAGACCCTTCGATTGAAATGATTAATCAATATATTAGTGAAAGTTCAATCTATATATTAGAACAAAGTAAACCTATTGGTGTTGTCGTATTAAAAGAAGTTAGTGAATCAACCATTGAAATAATGAATATTGCAGTTAGTGAAGCTTATCAAGGAAAAGGTTATGGAAAGTTGATGCTAAAAGAAGCAGAAAAAATAGCGAAGTATTCGGGATATAACAATTTAATCATTGCAACAGCCAATTCAAGTCTAAACCAACTCGCATTATATCAAAAGTGTGGATTTAGACTTCATGAAATAGAAAAAGACTTCTTTATCAATGCATATAAAGAAGTCATAATTGAAAATGGTATAAGAGCGATGGATAAGATAATACTTAGTAAATTGGTGTGCTAA
- a CDS encoding aminoglycoside phosphotransferase family protein, giving the protein MHIDDLNDHLPGFHFVKLESFNKGWSDDQKYIVTSQYDKYLLRLSSMDRIEDIKLQIYLVEQCMDLGLPVQQLVSHGEYHNHYYLLYQWIEGHEAKEILPTLTLEEQYELGLEAGRILKAIHAIPGANQFEWRDFFLKKIERKKSMYLNCEYKYDNDQCLFNVIDKYENCIIDKPVVFHHGDYHVGNMVIDEKGKLWIIDFDRCSIGESFEEFNRISWCVNTSEAFSRGRVDGYFYGKVPIDFWEVLSVYIATNILSSLPWAVPFGDKEIEVMKQEFEVQRKYYEDFNIVIPKWYK; this is encoded by the coding sequence ATGCATATTGATGATTTAAATGATCATTTGCCAGGCTTTCATTTTGTGAAGTTAGAAAGCTTTAATAAAGGCTGGTCGGATGATCAAAAATATATTGTTACAAGTCAGTATGATAAGTACTTATTACGTCTTTCTTCTATGGATAGAATAGAGGATATTAAATTGCAAATTTATTTAGTTGAGCAGTGTATGGACTTAGGACTTCCTGTGCAACAATTAGTATCACACGGCGAGTATCATAATCATTATTATTTATTATACCAATGGATTGAAGGTCATGAAGCTAAAGAAATATTGCCGACATTAACTTTAGAAGAACAATATGAACTTGGTCTTGAAGCCGGGAGAATATTGAAAGCCATTCATGCTATACCTGGAGCAAATCAGTTTGAATGGCGTGACTTTTTCCTAAAGAAAATCGAACGTAAGAAATCGATGTATCTAAACTGTGAATATAAATACGATAACGATCAGTGTTTATTTAATGTAATAGATAAGTATGAAAATTGTATCATCGATAAACCTGTTGTCTTCCACCACGGCGATTATCATGTTGGGAATATGGTCATTGACGAAAAAGGTAAATTATGGATTATTGATTTTGATAGATGTAGTATCGGTGAATCATTTGAAGAATTCAATCGTATCAGCTGGTGTGTAAATACGAGTGAGGCATTTAGTAGAGGGCGCGTCGATGGATATTTTTATGGTAAAGTACCGATTGATTTTTGGGAAGTATTATCTGTTTATATCGCGACGAATATCTTATCTTCATTACCATGGGCAGTCCCATTTGGTGACAAAGAAATAGAAGTCATGAAACAAGAATTTGAAGTACAACGTAAGTATTATGAAGATTTTAATATTGTAATTCCTAAATGGTATAAATAA
- a CDS encoding NUDIX hydrolase encodes MGEIWELLDMNRQNTGILHERGVTVPDGLYHLVVEIWVQKPNGDLLLTQRHPDKPLGLKWECSRGSAVAGEDGVLAAHRELLEEAGIYASLEDIQFKGYTMHSHYITETYLYEAPMNNITVTLQDEEVVDAKWVAPNEIEQNLDELIPELWDKYCKFIKVG; translated from the coding sequence TTGGGTGAAATATGGGAACTTCTAGATATGAATAGACAAAATACGGGTATCCTCCATGAAAGAGGCGTTACAGTACCTGATGGATTGTACCATTTAGTAGTAGAAATCTGGGTACAAAAACCAAATGGTGATTTGCTACTTACACAACGTCATCCTGATAAACCACTTGGTTTGAAATGGGAGTGTAGTCGAGGATCTGCTGTTGCAGGAGAAGATGGTGTACTTGCTGCACATCGTGAGTTACTTGAAGAAGCAGGTATTTATGCATCTTTAGAAGACATTCAATTTAAAGGCTACACGATGCATTCGCATTATATTACTGAAACTTATCTTTACGAAGCACCAATGAATAACATCACAGTCACCCTTCAAGATGAAGAAGTCGTTGATGCTAAGTGGGTAGCACCGAATGAAATTGAACAAAATTTAGATGAATTAATACCAGAATTATGGGATAAATATTGCAAGTTTATTAAAGTGGGGTAG
- a CDS encoding Txe/YoeB family addiction module toxin encodes MPKKKILFYSSGFEDYTYWQTNDKTVLKKINKLIKSIMIDGANEGIGKPEKLLGNYTGCYSRRITHEHRLVYKIEDDLICILQCRFHYKR; translated from the coding sequence ATGCCTAAGAAAAAGATACTATTTTATTCAAGTGGTTTTGAAGATTATACGTACTGGCAAACTAACGATAAAACTGTATTAAAGAAAATAAATAAACTAATAAAGAGTATTATGATTGATGGTGCAAATGAAGGTATAGGTAAGCCAGAAAAATTATTAGGAAACTATACAGGTTGCTATAGCAGAAGGATCACTCATGAACATAGGCTCGTATATAAGATAGAAGATGATTTAATTTGTATTTTACAATGTCGTTTTCATTATAAAAGGTAG
- a CDS encoding type II toxin-antitoxin system Phd/YefM family antitoxin, with amino-acid sequence MKVTTYSNARSNFRKIIDIVNEDCEPYTITTNTHNAVILSEQDYNSMIETLYLQSTPANAERLQKAIDESINKNNLLQVEIDLDA; translated from the coding sequence ATGAAAGTCACAACTTATTCTAATGCAAGATCAAATTTTAGAAAAATAATAGATATTGTTAATGAAGACTGTGAACCTTACACAATCACAACAAATACGCATAATGCCGTGATATTATCTGAACAAGACTATAATAGTATGATTGAAACACTTTATTTACAGAGTACACCAGCGAATGCCGAAAGATTACAAAAAGCGATTGATGAATCAATTAATAAAAATAACTTACTTCAAGTTGAGATTGATTTAGATGCCTAA
- a CDS encoding GrpB family protein — MSLGVNRGQVVLSEYQETWVDEYNHVKNEILKVVKLDKNAIHHIGSTSIPGLSAKPIIDILIGVEDYMSLPESFFEALKTIGIYRLRIEKDDEIVLAKFEDDSFQKHTHFIHLVNKGQQKYIELLKFRDYLRSHSDARMEYQRLKEKLSTQYADDRPKYTQEKEAFINLIINKDNV; from the coding sequence ATGTCATTAGGGGTTAATCGTGGTCAGGTTGTATTAAGTGAATACCAAGAAACTTGGGTAGATGAATATAATCATGTTAAAAATGAAATTCTTAAAGTTGTGAAGTTAGACAAAAACGCCATTCATCACATTGGAAGTACTTCTATACCTGGTTTATCAGCTAAGCCTATTATTGATATATTAATAGGCGTTGAAGATTATATGTCACTTCCTGAATCTTTTTTTGAAGCATTAAAGACAATAGGTATTTATAGATTGCGTATTGAAAAAGATGATGAAATTGTGTTGGCGAAATTTGAGGATGATTCTTTTCAAAAACATACCCATTTTATTCATTTAGTAAATAAAGGACAGCAGAAATATATCGAATTATTAAAGTTTCGAGATTATTTACGTTCACATTCAGATGCTAGAATGGAATATCAACGTTTAAAAGAGAAACTATCTACACAATACGCAGATGACAGACCTAAATATACACAAGAAAAAGAAGCATTTATTAATTTAATTATTAATAAAGATAATGTATAA
- a CDS encoding Y-family DNA polymerase, with translation MYDYSLCERRDVLCIDQKSFFASVSCIMKGLDPMTTKLAVVADTKRQGSVVLAATPPLKDIGIKTGSRLFEIPHHSDIYIINPSMKEYLKVASQISEIALKYVAPEDYHQYSIDEFFMDVTNSYKLFADSSYDLALKIKNEIYDKTQVRCAVGIGPNVLLSKIALDMEAKKAPDGVAQWHYEDVPEKMWSIEPLSKFWGINRRTEKKLNQKGIFTIGQLANYPHHYLKRDFGVIGVDLHLHANGIDSSIIREKHRIYKPSVNKSQILMRDYHFHELRAVVIEHIEEITFRLRADNRIARTISFTVGYSDEGSVSKSYTLAEGTNLTSDVFRVVWGFMQQKCDQRRMYRTVNIALTNLMKEEDRQLSLFVDEFERAKEERLERTIDELRTRFGKNSVLRAISYTEQGTARKRNGLIAGHKA, from the coding sequence ATGTATGATTACAGTTTATGCGAGAGAAGAGATGTTCTCTGTATTGACCAGAAGAGTTTCTTTGCCAGTGTTTCCTGCATCATGAAAGGGCTTGATCCTATGACGACAAAGCTCGCTGTTGTAGCAGATACAAAGCGCCAGGGATCTGTTGTCCTTGCTGCGACGCCACCACTTAAAGACATCGGTATTAAGACCGGATCACGTCTATTCGAAATTCCGCATCATTCGGATATTTATATTATCAATCCCTCAATGAAGGAATATTTAAAGGTCGCAAGTCAAATCTCTGAAATCGCTCTGAAATACGTTGCACCAGAAGATTATCATCAATATAGCATTGATGAATTTTTTATGGATGTGACAAACAGTTATAAGTTGTTCGCCGATTCAAGCTATGACTTAGCGTTAAAGATAAAGAATGAGATTTATGATAAAACTCAAGTACGTTGTGCTGTAGGTATCGGTCCAAATGTGTTATTAAGCAAGATTGCACTTGATATGGAAGCTAAAAAGGCGCCTGACGGTGTGGCACAATGGCATTATGAAGATGTACCGGAGAAGATGTGGTCGATTGAGCCGTTAAGCAAGTTCTGGGGGATTAATCGTCGCACCGAGAAGAAGCTTAACCAGAAAGGTATATTCACCATTGGTCAGCTTGCCAATTATCCTCACCATTATTTAAAACGGGATTTCGGTGTCATTGGTGTGGATCTGCATCTACATGCGAATGGTATTGATTCCAGTATTATACGTGAGAAACATCGCATTTATAAACCTTCTGTCAATAAGAGTCAGATTTTAATGCGTGATTATCACTTCCATGAACTCCGTGCAGTTGTAATTGAGCATATAGAGGAGATTACATTTCGACTCCGTGCTGATAATCGTATCGCGAGAACAATTAGTTTTACGGTAGGGTATAGTGACGAGGGGAGTGTAAGCAAGAGTTATACGTTAGCTGAAGGTACAAATTTAACTTCAGACGTATTTAGAGTCGTCTGGGGATTTATGCAGCAGAAGTGTGATCAGAGAAGGATGTACCGTACTGTCAACATTGCACTTACAAACCTTATGAAAGAGGAAGATCGCCAGTTGTCATTATTTGTCGATGAGTTTGAACGCGCGAAGGAAGAGCGTCTAGAAAGAACGATTGATGAACTACGCACTCGCTTCGGGAAAAATAGCGTACTCCGTGCAATCTCCTACACAGAACAAGGAACAGCGCGTAAACGTAATGGATTGATTGCGGGCCATAAGGCATAA
- a CDS encoding DUF4298 domain-containing protein produces the protein MGVLSEDGVYNLIAEQYALNIRMLEVATRQLKQH, from the coding sequence ATGGGTGTATTATCAGAAGACGGCGTATATAACTTGATTGCTGAACAGTATGCTTTAAACATTAGAATGTTAGAAGTTGCGACACGGCAGTTGAAACAGCATTAA
- the abc-f gene encoding ribosomal protection-like ABC-F family protein, which produces MMLQFHNINKQVKDTTLFKIDQLKINQGDKIGLIGKNGCGKSTLLKMIAQKDTSYSGVITNPFQTKYVPQLKEITSQSGGEQTKSYLLDAFNSNNALLLLDEPSTNLDMNNIKWLINQINQFQGTMIIVSHDRSLLNQTVQKILEIEEKKLNIYTGNYDDYDEQKKKQYEQQLKEYEQYQKKINQLQQESIERNKHASNFKKRKKNISISDYKVNSRMGAYDSQEKAIAKSSKVLQKRMEQIEKVEKPLSDKQFKIKAIGKLKHTGATLIHLDNFSVSIENHLLFQSGIFKLVQGDKIAITGPNGSGKTTFIRRLIEKKINGYYKPNIKIGYFAQNLTTLDEQKSIFENVQSTSIQDDILIRNVLGALGFDYSRLNQTVKFLSGGERVRLQIIKLLLGDYDLLILDEPTNFLDIATMQALEQFLKDYPGSFLIISHDAQFINNTTKYKYVIKQQQLLDDTKQKEYQTTDSSHLQLLEYKLEQMILDPDINIQDVIKLKKKIENLKK; this is translated from the coding sequence ATGATGCTACAATTTCATAATATTAATAAACAAGTTAAAGATACTACTTTATTCAAAATAGACCAATTAAAGATTAACCAAGGAGATAAGATTGGCTTAATCGGTAAAAATGGTTGTGGAAAATCAACTTTACTTAAAATGATTGCCCAAAAAGATACTTCATATTCAGGTGTAATAACTAATCCGTTTCAAACAAAATATGTTCCACAATTGAAAGAAATAACGAGCCAGTCAGGCGGGGAACAGACGAAAAGTTACTTACTTGATGCTTTTAACAGCAATAATGCTTTATTGTTACTTGATGAGCCATCCACTAATTTAGATATGAACAATATCAAGTGGCTCATCAATCAAATCAATCAATTTCAAGGAACAATGATAATCGTGAGTCATGACAGATCATTACTCAATCAAACAGTACAAAAAATATTAGAAATAGAAGAGAAAAAACTTAATATATATACCGGTAACTATGATGATTACGATGAACAAAAAAAGAAACAGTATGAGCAACAATTAAAAGAATATGAACAGTATCAAAAGAAAATTAATCAACTCCAGCAAGAATCAATTGAAAGAAATAAACATGCCTCAAACTTTAAAAAAAGAAAGAAGAATATTAGTATTTCCGACTATAAAGTCAACTCAAGAATGGGTGCTTATGACAGTCAGGAAAAAGCAATCGCTAAATCAAGTAAAGTTCTGCAAAAACGAATGGAACAAATAGAAAAAGTAGAAAAGCCTCTGAGTGACAAACAATTTAAGATTAAAGCAATAGGTAAATTAAAACATACAGGTGCTACGTTAATTCATTTAGATAATTTTTCCGTTAGCATTGAAAATCATCTATTATTTCAATCGGGCATCTTCAAGCTAGTTCAAGGGGATAAAATTGCAATAACAGGACCTAATGGGAGTGGTAAGACAACTTTTATTAGACGATTAATTGAAAAGAAAATTAATGGCTACTATAAACCAAATATAAAAATAGGTTATTTTGCACAAAATTTAACGACGTTAGACGAACAAAAAAGTATATTTGAGAATGTGCAAAGTACATCGATACAGGACGATATACTTATTAGAAACGTACTTGGTGCATTGGGATTTGATTATTCGAGATTGAATCAAACAGTTAAGTTTCTATCCGGTGGAGAACGTGTCAGACTACAAATCATAAAACTACTACTCGGTGATTATGATTTGTTAATCCTAGATGAACCGACAAATTTCCTTGATATAGCTACAATGCAGGCATTAGAGCAATTCTTAAAAGATTATCCTGGAAGTTTTCTGATTATATCTCATGATGCGCAATTTATAAATAATACGACAAAGTATAAATATGTCATAAAACAACAACAATTATTAGATGACACAAAACAAAAAGAATATCAAACGACTGATAGTAGTCACTTACAGCTATTAGAATATAAATTAGAACAAATGATACTTGATCCTGACATAAATATACAGGATGTTATCAAACTTAAAAAGAAAATAGAAAATCTTAAAAAGTAA
- a CDS encoding M42 family metallopeptidase: protein MYPDVNSTMQEIERLVSIPGPSGFAFKAIAYVTETLESVGYNVEQTNKGGVLVTVPGKDDTRHKYLTAHVDTLGAMVKEILPSGRLRLSMVGGFRWNAVEGEYCEIHTADKVYTGTICLHETSVHVYRNAGDIKRDDNHMEVRIDEVVKSQEDTEKLGISVGDFITFNPRCEITASGFIKSRHLDDKASAAMLIQLLRYLKSENIQLPHTTHFYFSNNEEIGYGGNSNIPDQVVEYIAVDMGALGDGQSSDEYTVSICAKDSSGPYHYELKQHLVKLCKDNNIDYKVDIYPYYGSDASAAMHAGHDIKHGLFGAGIESSHAMERTHKDSLLNTEKLIYHYVMSAVL from the coding sequence ATGTATCCAGATGTAAATAGCACGATGCAGGAGATTGAGCGTTTAGTAAGTATTCCAGGTCCGTCCGGGTTTGCTTTTAAGGCAATTGCTTATGTGACTGAAACTTTAGAGAGTGTTGGCTATAATGTAGAGCAGACGAATAAAGGCGGGGTATTAGTTACTGTTCCTGGTAAAGATGATACACGTCATAAATATTTAACGGCCCATGTTGATACGTTAGGTGCAATGGTTAAAGAAATTCTGCCGAGCGGTCGTCTTCGTCTGTCGATGGTCGGCGGTTTCAGATGGAATGCAGTAGAAGGGGAATATTGCGAGATTCATACTGCTGATAAAGTATATACAGGAACAATCTGTCTTCATGAAACAAGTGTACATGTATATCGTAACGCAGGTGATATTAAGCGTGATGATAATCATATGGAAGTACGTATTGACGAAGTTGTAAAATCTCAGGAAGACACTGAAAAATTAGGTATTAGCGTCGGTGACTTTATAACATTTAATCCACGTTGCGAAATTACAGCATCAGGCTTTATTAAATCGCGCCATCTGGACGATAAAGCAAGTGCGGCAATGTTAATACAGTTATTGCGTTATTTAAAGTCTGAAAACATTCAATTACCACATACGACGCATTTTTATTTCTCTAATAATGAGGAAATTGGTTACGGTGGCAATTCAAACATTCCGGATCAAGTTGTAGAATACATTGCTGTTGATATGGGTGCTTTAGGTGACGGTCAGTCATCAGATGAATATACCGTCTCAATTTGTGCTAAAGACAGTTCAGGTCCATACCATTATGAATTGAAGCAACATTTAGTAAAGCTTTGTAAAGACAACAACATCGACTACAAAGTGGACATTTATCCATACTACGGCAGTGATGCAAGTGCTGCAATGCATGCGGGTCATGATATTAAACATGGATTGTTCGGTGCAGGTATCGAATCAAGCCATGCAATGGAACGCACACATAAAGATTCGCTGCTGAATACAGAAAAACTGATTTATCATTATGTGATGAGCGCTGTATTATAG